Within the Salmo salar chromosome ssa12, Ssal_v3.1, whole genome shotgun sequence genome, the region AGTTGTAATACTAGGGGAAATGAATTAGTTGTAATACTAGGGTAATGAATTAGTTGTAATACTAGGGGAAATGAATTAGTTGTAATGCTAGGGGGAAAATAATTTGTTGTAATACTAGGGGGAAATGAATTAGAAATTAATTAGTTGTAATACTAGGGGGTAATGAATTAGTTGTAATGCTAGGGGGAAATGAGTTAGTTGTAATACTAGGGGGAAATGAATTAGTTGTAATACTAGGGGGAAATGTTTGTGTGTTGTACATATCTTGCTTGGAAACAACTTGTGGCATTGATAATAGTTCTGTCAAACTGTCAGGTCATGTCCCATACATTATTTTCGTTCAGAATGTTTTTGACAGTTCAGGAATTTGACCTTGATCATGTGTGTTAGAGAAACATGGGCTAGAAATACACTTTCTCGTGTCCTTTAAGTTTTAAATTGTTGCTATTTCAGCCTTCTTGCCTCGTGTAAGACGACTAACGTCCTTGcttgacaaatcaaatcaaattttactggtcacatacacatggttagcagatgttattgtgagtgtagtgaaatgcttatgcttctagatccgacagtgcagcagtatctaacaggtaatatataACAACTCCACAACATAACCTGATATCtatcaattccacaacaaaacctaatatctatcaattccacaacaaaacctaatatctatccattccacaacaaaacctaatatctaaccaACATTCAGTGGACCTCAGTCAGTGGAAGGAAGCCTTGTGAAATCTCAGCCTCCAACTCTTACTTAACTCTACTTGGCTGGCTTCGACACTGAGATTTCGGGGACACAAATCCCATGTCAACACCGTGcggccctcacacacacacacacacgcaggtgcagatacagacacacacgttaagggcttataagtaggcatatcactgtaaggtctacacctgttgcatttggtgcatgtgacaaatacaatttcatttgattccGGAAGGCTCTTGACTGTATTTCGTCTAACAGCCAGTTTAGTTTTACCTCGCCGTCCAAATCATTTAAAAAAGAACTGAACTGagattagagagaggaggtttgcGTAGTCATAGTGACAGATGGCACATCTAATTTAGTCAATCTACACCACTAGCTGGCAGCCCTGTGCTCTTTcatcccatcccctccctccctcaccccttcctctccctctctcacccctctctcacccctcctccctgcactcctctcacccctcctccctcccttcctaatTCCTAATACTGTGTAATACTAATTTAGTACACTAGTAGCTGGCAGCAGAAAACCACCCtcatcttcctctctcactctcacctcCCCCTTCCTAAATCCTAATCCACTGTGTTCACTTGTGTGCTCCGCTACTTTACATTCAAACGTATTGCTGCCCAAATACATACGGAGCAACGAGAAGCTCAGAACATTTCACCTGACCTCATTCAGTGGACCTCATTCAGTGGACTTCATTCAGTGGACCCCATGCAGTGGACCTCATTCAGTAGGCTACAATTGGGAGAAGGCTGTAGCCTACATGACACACAGGTGTAAAATACAGTGTGTTGAGACTTGGCTTGAATGCCTCTTAGAGGGTATTTGTTAAATCTCCGTAGACTGACAGGACAAAACATCTACAATAgaattctttctttttttactcGCCACATTTTTTTCTCACATTCTTTGCTAAAAGTGACAAGGCAGCCTGTTTGTTAAGTTCCAAGTACATTCAGAGACCCTGAGATTGGTATGTCTTAGAGCAAGAAAATGTTTTAGTCCTACTTCACTGTTAAATGACTTTCGATCCAACTGCCCACGAAAAGTGTCATTTTCTTTAACTACATATGTTACAGAGACCCTTAGATGTGTGTTTGAAAATGCCTAGAACTCCCAAAGAAACAACAGTCTAGAAGTTAGCAAGGACCAAGGAAAGACATGCGGCCTCTTTTCAACTTCCAAGAAAATTTGGAAGCCCTGAGAGTTGTATTTGgagcaatacattttttttccagACCCAAACACCCCATGACAAGTGATGTGGGTTTgagtagacatttacatttacattttagtcatttagcagacgctcttatccagagcgacttacaaattggtgcattcacctataatatccagtggaacaaccactttacaatagtgcatctaaatcttttaaggggggggttagaaggattaccttatcctatcccaggtattccttgaagaggtggggtttcaggtgtctccggaaggtggtgattgactccgctgtcctggcgtcgtgagggagcttgttccaccattggggtgccagagcagcgaacagttttgactgggctgagcgggaactgtgcttcctcagaggtagggaggcgagcaggccagaggtggatgaacggagtgcccttgtttgggtgtagggcctgatcagagcctgaaggtacggaggtgccgttcccctcacagctccgtgaggcaagcaccatggtcttgtagcggatgcgagcttcgactggaagccagtggagagagcggaggagcggggtgacgtgagagaacttgggaaggttgaacaccagacgggctgcggcgttctggatgagttgtaggggtttaatggcacaggcagggagcccagccaacagcgagttgcagtaatccagacgggagatgacaagtgcctggattaggacctgcgccgcttcctgtgtgaggcagggtcgtactctgcgaatgttgtagagcatgaacctacaggatcgggtcaccgccttgatgttggtggagaacgacagggtgttgtccagggtcacgccaaggctcttagcactctgggaggaggacacaagggagttgtcaaccgtgatggcgagatcatggaacgggcagtccttccccgggaggaagagcagctccgtcttgccgaggttcagcttgaggtggtgatccgtcatccacactgatatgtctgccagacatgcagagatgcgattcgccacctggttgtcagaagggggaaaggagaagattaattgtgtgtcatctgcatagcaatgatatgagagaccatgtgaggatatgacagagccaagtgacttggtgtatagcgagaataggagtgggccaagaacagagccctgggggacaccagtggtgagagcacgtggtgcggagacagattctcgccacgccacctggtaggagcgacctgtcaggtaggacgcaatccaagcgtgcgcggtgccagagatgcccagctcggagagggtggagaggaggatctgatggttcacggtatcaaaggcagcagataggtctagaaggatgagagcagaggagagagagttagctttagcagtgcggagagcctccgtgacacagagaagagcagtctcagttgaatgcccagtcttgaaacctgactgattaggatcaagaaggtcattctgagagagatagcaagagagctggggacagataatagacagtcCTGGAACTTCTAAATAAGCTGCATGTATAGTCTAAAGAACAAGGACAAAagtgagaaagacagacagacagacagacagactctactCTTTATTTattcaataaaggttaaataattaagaacaaattcttatttacaatgatggcctggctaactggtaactaactaactaactaactggtaACTAACTAACAAATTGGTATTGTCTGTCCCCCAGGTCTGAGACATGGTCTAGGCCAGTAACTAACTGGTTTGTCTGTCCCCCAGGTCTGAGACATGGTCTAGGCCAGTAACTAACTGGTTTGTCTGTCCCCCAGGTCTGAGACATGGTCTAGGCCAGTAACTAACTGGTTTGTCTGTCCCCCAGGTCTGAGACATGGTCTAGGCCAGTAACTAACTGGTTTATCTGTCCCCCAGGTCTGAGACATGGTCTAGGCCAGTAACTAACTGGTTTATCTGTCCCCCAGGTCTGAGACATGGTCTAGGCCAGTAACTAACTGGTTTATCTGTCCCCCAGGTCTGAGACATGGTCTAGGCCAGTAACTAACTGGTTTATCTGTCCCCCAGGTCTGAGACATGGTCTAGGCCAGTAACTAACTGGTTTATCTGTCCCCCAGGTCTGAGACATGGTCTAGGCCAGTAACTAACTGGTTTATCTGTCCCCCAGGTCTGAGACATGGTCTAGGCCAGCTGACGTTAAGTGATGGGACGTGTTACACGGGTCAGTTCGAGAACGGACTCTTCAACGGCTGTGGGATGCTGGTCTTCCCTGATGGATCCAGGTAACAATGTCTCACCATTCCTATTTCACCTTTGACCCTGCTAATGACATTACAACTGTCTGACGTCTAAAACGCCAGCTGTGTctaaaatgacaccctattccccctTATAGCACATCTTTTGACCGATGCCCTGAGGCAAGGTGTTGCATTAGATATCTCCCCTGATCATTTTCTCAATTTGTTACTTCTAACTGGAAAAGGCTTGAATTCCTTACCACGTCCATGTGATTTTGCGAACAGATGTTCTCTTAAGTGTTGGGATTTTAGAAGCAACAGGCGACGCTTTCCTCTAGATCCAACTCTACTCTGATGTCACACAaagtcatttgggatgcaatttatGTTGCTTGCAACATGATTATAACGAACCTCCTTCACCTTGAGAGCAAAGCTTGATTGAGATAATTAAGTGTCAGTTGCTTTAACGAGGATCTTGGCAACGTCACACACTGCGCGGCTAAAGTAAAACTAATCGCTGCACAAATTGACTTTTCTTTGCTGTGTATTGTATTCCGTGTCACAGAGCACGTAGCAGACTTAGGTGGTGAGAACAGAAGAATGGATCATTCCATCAGTGAAGATTCCACCCACCTCAGGTCAAGGTTCTCTGCTTATATTTGTCTGTGTTCTGACAGCATTCTGTTCTTGTTAGAGACATCTTGGTGACATTTCTCAGCTGAATAATATCTATTATATGACAGCATAGCTCACTAAATAGTTCTGCACCAAGACAACTGCCTAACAAATACATTTTAGAGAATCCACTCAAAACAAACTGAACACAATCAATCAAAACAAACTCCTTGACATTGGGGTCCTATTCATTATGATAAGCAATGAAAAACACTTTTAAACGCTTTGCAACAGAAAACTAAAATCAGAATCataatgttacctggtgatatggtgctgctagtgaaaGACAACATAGTCAGAATGttacttggtgatatggtgctgctagtgaaaGACAACATAGTCAGAATGttacttggtgatatggtgctgctagtgaaaGACAACATTTATAGACAGAATACAGACAACTGAGTTAAAACAAAGGTTACGATTGATACACAGTGTGTATACGTTTGATACACAGTGGTTGTACAAATTTATAGTATTAGTATAAATATGTCTATTttcagagagatgaacagagtgCAATGCAGTATAGTGCAGTTATTTAGATTACAGTTCAGAGATGGCTTGATGTGGTGTGCAGCATCGAGtccatagtcctttagtctctataggCCAGATAGCtgtttggtgagggccacagcccGGGGGAATAAACTTTTCAGGTGGCAGTTTTGGTCATGAGTGACCTGAACCTCCTGCCAGAGGGGCATTTTTGGAGGAGGGGGTGACCGGGTGGGAGGGGTCGGGATGATCTTTCCTGCACGCTTCTCTGCCCTGGAGTCGAGCAGGTCCTCGATGGAGGGCAGGTGGCAGCCGATGGCCCTCTCTGCAGAACAGACAGTGCATTGCAGTTTGCCCTTGCAGCGGGCAGATTCAGGCCCAAACCAGACGGTGATAGAGGTGAGGATGGACTCGACGATTAATGTGTAAAACCGGATCAGGATTGACTGGGAGATTGAGTTTTTTCACCTGCCGCAAGTCATACGTCTGCTGCTGTGCCTTCTTGGCGACCTCCGTGATGCTGTCCTCCCATTTGAGGTTGTGGGAGATGATGGTGCCCAGGAATTAGAGTGATTCAACTGTGCTAACAGCTGAGCCATCAATCTAGAAGCGGAGAGATTGTGGAGGGCGTTTTCTAAAGTCAACCACCATTTTCACGGTTTTGTCTGTGTTGAGTTCCAGGATATTGCGACTGCACCGTGCCATTAGCCGGTCGACCTCTCCATGGTACATGGACTCATCGCCTTCGGTGATGGAACCAACCAGAgctgtgtcatctgcaaatttgATTAGTTTAACAGATGCATTATTGGAGGTGCAGTCATTGGTGTAGAGTGAGTAGAGGTGAGAGCATGCATCCTTGTGGCGCTCCAGGGCTGAGGGATAAAGAGCCTGAAAGGTGTTTGCCCAGCTTCACGTGTTGCATCATGTTGGACAGGAAGTCAGTGATCCACTGACAGATGGAGCTGGACACGTTCAGCTGGGAGTGTCTTGTAACAGTTTTGGGATGATGCTATTGAATGCTGAACTAAAGTTCACAAACAATATCACTGCATATGTCTTTGGGTTATCCAGGTGTTCGATGACGAAGCGTAGGCCCATGTTGTgtgaggtagcctagcggttaacatcgcttggccagtaaccaaaaggtctctggttcaaatccctgagctgactaggtgaaaaatctgttcatatggccttgagcaaggcacttgctcctgtaagtcactctcgataagagggtctgctaaatgactaaaatgaaaatcTTCACAGCATTGTCCACAGACctgagcatttcttattggacaaaccCAGTTAGTTCGTCCCTGTTTCCGTCTGtgttcttccgtttggtgcctaatgaacacacccCACTGTTTGTGCATCTGTGTGTCTCTTGCAGGTACGAAGGAGAGTTCATTCAGGGGAAGTTCCAAGGCGCAGGCGTCTTCAGTCGTTTTGACGGGATGAAGTTCGAAGGAGAGTTCAAGAGTGGATGTGTGCAGGGATACGGTAAACAGTAGAATCTCAGCAACACTCTCTTTATACTTCTCTTATAACTTTGAACTAAACGagttaattctctctctctcactgttaaaTGACACAACTCACTTTGTAAAAGGAATCTGTAGCAGGGTATTTTTCAATTATTCTGTATATTTAGAGGGGGGGGGTTTAATGTGTAGCAGTAAGGTTAGGTTTCGGTTTAAAACCTCTACGGGACCGGTgggtcccttccacgggacggttgagctaacataggctaatgcgattagcatgaagttgtaagtaacaagaacattttccaggacatagacatatctgatattggcagaaagcttaaattcttgttaatctacaacatttttaacaaaaatgcaatggttcattgattcagtctaaaactttgcatatacactgctgccatctagtgaccaaaatctaaattgcgcctgggctggaataatacaatatggcctttctcttgcatttgaaATATGATTgtacaaaacaaatacaataaaACTCTGTTTTTTTCTTCGTATTATCTTTTACcggatctaatgtgttatattctcctacattcatttcacatttacacaaacttccaagtgtttcctttcaaatggtatcaagaatatgcatatccttgcttcaggtcctgagctaaaggcagttagatttggatatGTCATTTCAGGcaaaaattgacaaaaaaaggggcggatccttaagaggtttaagTTAATGACATAAACCTGAACTTGAACATGACCTTTGCAGGTATGCTGACGTTCGCTGATGGAGGTccggaaagagggggaggaggaggaagaggagggacgaGCCACGAGGGTCTGTTTGAGAGAGGCCAGCTGGTGGGCAGAGAGGGGTGCCAGGGCACGGTGCAGCGGGCACAGGGGGCAGCCGCCAAGGCATGGGCGCTCTCCATGTGACCTGCAGCTAGGGTGCGCTACTCAGGGAGCACTATCATACTCACACCCTTCTTTTTCTTCATTCATCTCATTCTGTTCTCTGTCTTTACGGTTATACTCCTctgtacacagtgtacaaaacattaagaacacgtttgctctcagaacagcctcaattcgtcgggggcctggattctacaaggtgttgaaagcgttccacagggattctggcccatgttgactccagtgcttcccacagtagtgttaagt harbors:
- the LOC106591159 gene encoding MORN repeat-containing protein 4, which encodes MTLTRGSFTYSNGEEYHGEWREGLRHGLGQLTLSDGTCYTGQFENGLFNGCGMLVFPDGSRYEGEFIQGKFQGAGVFSRFDGMKFEGEFKSGCVQGYGMLTFADGGPERGGGGGRGGTSHEGLFERGQLVGREGCQGTVQRAQGAAAKAWALSM